A stretch of the Sulfurospirillum sp. UCH001 genome encodes the following:
- the ciaB gene encoding invasion protein CiaB, giving the protein MSQKFENDLKRFYELLGERQRALGSYFSIVESENYDKRIETFIDTFLESIELSLIRENRVAALTRLINLRDEQMVQALEKEGKDEVFITAAKEKAYLWVKEFYLKSHAELLSLVDKEWLFSPFYRRILRGVHEVGMAMSTWQSSWNEHIINTINPLLELEYNKNSEAIAQMLHEKGLLDPSPTGEDGDRSYSVLEKVEGGYIAKAYATAFVKEVNQVRNALQSLCDDLSEMEDPDWDQKAFYIDYFKALDAAFGEEERSELIAKWADVDRKWMKITAPIQIGHPLEYYEDHYKKAVALEWDVRVSNPENKGAYETFDRILKMFIRLFDQNGAGALAVKENVLSNLKRVQLYIGRPALFYAAEFNGLFSAQVVPNDETVSQELGKKIFAFSDNILDSLRAKPFLKINQEVFGKEFMDAERELIFHQATLWHHVYEVSTIGHEFGHILWMDNDTETKMNQSGVFKNIEEFKATTGGLVAFFMNEDESLKMALLRDTIKRSVGLIAWMKTGEVEPYYCEGLIHLTGLFETGVLSFEEKLQIDLSLEKYEALKAWYLKIYTELLKHYLAKGDAKLFLEKFALKEEGIYLPTSHNVKAFVDYYWALHQRMGRDIDESVKREDWL; this is encoded by the coding sequence ATGAGTCAAAAATTTGAAAATGATTTAAAACGGTTTTATGAACTTTTAGGTGAGCGCCAAAGGGCATTAGGGAGTTATTTTAGTATTGTTGAGTCCGAAAATTACGACAAACGTATTGAGACGTTTATCGATACGTTTTTAGAGAGTATTGAACTCTCTTTGATTCGCGAAAACAGAGTGGCAGCCTTGACACGTTTGATTAATCTTCGTGATGAACAGATGGTGCAAGCCCTAGAAAAAGAGGGTAAAGATGAGGTCTTTATTACAGCGGCAAAAGAAAAAGCGTATCTTTGGGTAAAAGAGTTTTATCTTAAATCACATGCTGAATTGCTCTCTCTTGTGGATAAAGAGTGGCTCTTTTCACCGTTTTACCGTCGTATTTTGCGTGGTGTTCATGAAGTAGGCATGGCGATGAGTACATGGCAATCTTCGTGGAATGAGCACATCATCAATACCATCAATCCGCTCTTGGAACTTGAATACAACAAAAATTCAGAAGCTATTGCACAGATGTTGCATGAAAAGGGTCTGCTTGATCCCTCTCCAACAGGTGAAGATGGAGATAGGTCGTACTCAGTTTTGGAAAAAGTAGAAGGTGGCTATATCGCAAAAGCCTATGCGACAGCATTTGTTAAAGAGGTCAATCAGGTGAGAAATGCACTGCAGAGTCTTTGCGATGATTTAAGCGAGATGGAAGATCCTGATTGGGATCAAAAAGCATTTTACATCGACTATTTCAAAGCGCTGGATGCAGCCTTTGGTGAAGAAGAGCGTAGCGAACTTATCGCAAAATGGGCAGATGTAGATCGTAAATGGATGAAAATTACTGCACCTATTCAAATCGGACATCCTCTTGAATACTATGAAGACCACTATAAAAAAGCTGTAGCACTTGAATGGGATGTGAGAGTTTCTAATCCTGAGAATAAAGGTGCATATGAGACATTTGATCGCATTTTAAAGATGTTTATTCGCTTGTTTGATCAAAATGGCGCAGGTGCTTTGGCGGTTAAAGAGAATGTGCTCTCTAATCTCAAACGTGTTCAGCTCTACATCGGACGACCAGCACTTTTTTATGCGGCTGAATTCAATGGACTTTTCTCAGCACAAGTGGTTCCTAATGATGAAACGGTAAGTCAAGAACTTGGCAAAAAAATCTTTGCATTCTCCGATAACATCTTAGATTCTCTTCGAGCAAAACCATTTTTAAAAATCAATCAAGAGGTTTTCGGAAAAGAGTTTATGGATGCAGAAAGAGAGTTGATTTTCCATCAAGCCACCTTATGGCATCACGTGTATGAGGTGAGCACCATCGGACATGAGTTCGGGCATATTTTATGGATGGATAATGACACCGAAACCAAGATGAATCAAAGTGGGGTATTTAAAAATATAGAAGAGTTTAAAGCTACAACAGGAGGGCTTGTCGCATTTTTTATGAATGAAGACGAAAGCCTTAAAATGGCACTCTTACGCGATACCATTAAACGCTCAGTAGGCTTGATTGCATGGATGAAAACAGGCGAAGTTGAGCCGTATTATTGTGAAGGGTTGATTCACCTTACAGGTCTTTTTGAAACGGGGGTACTCAGCTTTGAAGAGAAATTGCAGATAGATCTCTCGTTAGAAAAATATGAAGCACTCAAAGCATGGTATCTGAAAATTTATACAGAACTTTTAAAGCACTATCTTGCAAAAGGAGATGCCAAACTCTTTTTAGAAAAATTTGCTCTCAAAGAAGAGGGAATTTATCTGCCAACATCACACAATGTCAAAGCATTTGTTGATTATTATTGGGCATTGCACCAACGCATGGGACGCGATATAGACGAGAGTGTTAAGCGTGAGGATTGGCTTTAG
- a CDS encoding ABC transporter permease, producing the protein MHTISLFNLLYLLPPLFIVAFFYYRWVGKKTEIAFATLRMSIQLIVIGYVLTSLFETNAFWLLALLVAVMITTASLIARRNIHRKDFEVYAAILISIALGGTLNLALVLWGVLELDNPLDPRYVIPLAGMIYANAMNAISLAAERYEKEREHHDKYKARSIAFKASMMPQINSFLAVGFVSLPGMMTGQILSGVDPLIAVRYQIVVMAMILSSGAMSNILYLSYMTSKEE; encoded by the coding sequence ATGCACACTATTTCACTTTTTAACTTACTTTATCTTCTTCCTCCACTTTTCATCGTCGCATTTTTTTACTACAGATGGGTTGGCAAGAAAACAGAAATTGCGTTTGCGACACTGCGTATGAGCATACAATTAATCGTGATAGGCTATGTGTTAACGTCATTGTTTGAAACCAACGCATTTTGGCTTTTAGCCCTTTTGGTTGCTGTGATGATAACAACAGCATCCCTCATCGCAAGGCGCAATATTCATCGAAAAGATTTTGAAGTGTATGCAGCGATTTTGATTTCTATCGCACTGGGTGGAACACTCAATTTAGCACTGGTGTTATGGGGTGTTTTAGAATTAGACAATCCTCTTGATCCTCGCTATGTTATTCCCCTTGCCGGGATGATTTATGCCAATGCTATGAACGCAATCTCTCTAGCTGCAGAGCGATATGAAAAAGAGAGAGAACATCACGATAAGTACAAAGCGCGCTCTATTGCGTTTAAAGCTTCCATGATGCCTCAAATCAACTCTTTTTTAGCGGTTGGCTTTGTTTCTTTGCCTGGAATGATGACAGGACAAATTCTCTCAGGCGTTGATCCCCTCATTGCCGTGCGTTACCAAATTGTTGTGATGGCAATGATTTTAAGCAGTGGTGCTATGAGCAACATTCTTTACCTCTCCTATATGACCTCTAAAGAAGAGTGA
- a CDS encoding GGDEF domain-containing protein: MLNEKWQKLIEVADFAFQPIVNIYTGKLYAVEALIRNYEAAGFTTIDCIFDTAYSEKTLYLLDVKLREKAIHKFSLLPFSKHIKLFYNLDNRITMMPDFKSGYTCELLSTYEMETSNICFELSEKHQVGMYAGVDKLVLNLYKQQGYKMAIDDFGVGFSGLQMLFNADPNFIKIDRFFINEIHLSKKKKLFVSSIVQIAQAMGIFTIAEGVECEEEYIECKKLGCNMVQGYFVQKPTRDVTEIVSSYEHLKYVSQHNKRKNGKIANIEKYLQKSHTVFVDSHINEVYEVLKADKKTHFVPVLARDMTPLGIIKDADIKAYIYSNYGKALLYNLTQGSLKKIISHCGRADINDPIEKILKIYAFDDDNDAILITENEKYVGYLSSKVLLDIVNEKNIVDAKDQNPLTGLAGNRIINEFVANAMDGKEKVMMAYFDFDNFKPFNDNYGFRKGDRAITLFADILKSTVGFDECLVGHVGGDDFFLGWSLKEDDSFEKVYGIVLEIVKKFAEDIKSFYCEQGLNSGYIMAKNRDGIIQPFPLMTVSAAVICHGFGYQHDLDDNELNEIFGVLKKSAKTSPTHIACVDLGVIRH, translated from the coding sequence ATGCTTAACGAAAAATGGCAAAAGCTTATTGAAGTTGCTGATTTTGCCTTTCAACCCATTGTCAATATTTATACGGGTAAACTCTATGCCGTAGAAGCACTGATTCGCAACTATGAAGCAGCAGGGTTTACCACGATTGACTGCATTTTTGATACCGCTTATAGTGAAAAAACACTCTATCTGCTTGATGTAAAACTGCGAGAAAAAGCCATTCATAAATTTTCACTTCTTCCTTTTTCCAAACATATCAAACTGTTTTACAATCTCGATAACCGCATTACCATGATGCCAGACTTTAAGTCAGGCTATACGTGTGAACTGCTTTCAACCTATGAGATGGAGACGTCAAATATCTGTTTTGAGCTCTCTGAAAAACATCAAGTGGGTATGTATGCAGGTGTGGACAAATTGGTACTTAATTTGTATAAACAGCAAGGCTATAAAATGGCGATTGATGATTTTGGTGTAGGCTTTTCAGGGCTTCAAATGCTTTTTAATGCCGATCCTAATTTCATCAAAATTGATCGTTTTTTTATCAATGAAATTCATCTCAGTAAAAAGAAAAAACTCTTTGTCAGCTCTATTGTTCAGATTGCTCAAGCGATGGGCATTTTCACGATTGCAGAAGGGGTTGAGTGTGAAGAAGAGTACATCGAGTGTAAAAAACTTGGGTGTAACATGGTGCAAGGCTATTTCGTGCAAAAGCCCACACGAGATGTTACTGAAATCGTCTCTTCGTATGAGCATCTCAAATACGTTTCACAACATAACAAACGTAAAAATGGAAAAATCGCCAATATTGAGAAGTATCTGCAAAAGAGTCACACGGTCTTTGTGGATTCGCATATCAATGAAGTGTACGAGGTACTCAAAGCCGATAAAAAGACACACTTTGTTCCCGTCTTAGCACGCGATATGACGCCGCTTGGGATTATCAAAGATGCCGATATTAAGGCGTATATTTACTCTAACTATGGCAAAGCCCTTTTGTATAATCTCACACAAGGAAGCCTCAAAAAAATTATCTCACATTGTGGTAGAGCGGACATCAATGACCCCATTGAAAAGATCTTGAAAATCTATGCCTTTGATGATGATAATGATGCGATTTTAATTACGGAAAATGAAAAATATGTAGGTTATCTTAGTTCTAAAGTGCTGTTAGACATTGTGAATGAAAAGAACATCGTTGATGCCAAAGACCAAAATCCACTCACAGGGCTTGCAGGCAATCGCATCATCAATGAATTTGTCGCCAATGCGATGGATGGTAAAGAGAAAGTGATGATGGCGTACTTTGACTTTGATAACTTCAAACCGTTTAATGACAACTATGGCTTTCGTAAAGGTGATCGTGCGATTACCCTGTTTGCAGATATCTTGAAAAGTACTGTAGGGTTTGATGAGTGTTTGGTCGGGCATGTGGGAGGCGATGACTTTTTTTTGGGCTGGAGTTTGAAAGAGGACGATAGCTTTGAGAAAGTCTATGGTATTGTATTAGAAATTGTGAAAAAATTTGCAGAAGATATTAAGAGTTTTTACTGTGAGCAGGGGCTCAACTCTGGTTATATTATGGCAAAGAATCGTGATGGCATTATTCAGCCTTTTCCGCTTATGACAGTTAGTGCAGCAGTGATCTGTCATGGTTTTGGGTATCAACATGACCTAGATGATAATGAACTCAATGAGATTTTTGGTGTACTCAAAAAGAGCGCTAAAACATCACCTACCCATATCGCTTGTGTTGATTTGGGTGTGATACGCCATTAA
- a CDS encoding YaiI/YqxD family protein has translation MMIYVDADAFPNALKEILLRAILKRGITTHFIANKKIPLQDSPLLHMVIVPQGADEADHYIVEHAENSDIVITADIPLADRLVSKGVLALDPRGTIYDESNIKSLLAMRNLMQELRDAGEITGGPSAIGEKQKRAFADALNALLQKRPIKHA, from the coding sequence ATGATGATCTATGTTGATGCTGATGCCTTTCCAAATGCACTCAAAGAGATTTTACTTCGAGCTATCTTGAAGCGAGGCATCACAACACACTTTATCGCCAACAAAAAGATACCGCTTCAAGACTCGCCGCTACTTCATATGGTTATCGTCCCACAAGGGGCGGATGAAGCGGATCATTACATCGTAGAGCATGCTGAAAACTCCGATATCGTCATTACTGCAGATATTCCTTTAGCCGACCGATTGGTCAGTAAAGGAGTACTTGCCCTTGATCCAAGAGGAACCATTTATGATGAAAGTAACATCAAAAGCTTACTTGCTATGCGTAACCTGATGCAAGAACTGCGTGATGCAGGTGAAATAACAGGAGGGCCAAGTGCGATTGGTGAAAAACAAAAACGTGCGTTTGCC
- a CDS encoding ABC transporter substrate-binding protein: protein MRLRALTWYGVIFGWLGVTTLLGADPVVYAGPNPPFNFRDKGVVQGLGFDLLEASLATIRPRFSQEEIDLDIWNKVYNEALAHPNSFLISTARLKDRESLFQWVGPLATVKLGAITKRSLVVPKGNTIEALRNLRIATIKETSAEQTLFKEIGTNHGLNITRVSTPIQGYKMLEYGRIDALVYTDVPFVYHLVSEGQDVSQYKMAHVLLNTDYYIAAGKGVPKEQINIMQTQLNRLKEIDSKGSSMYDRIVANYLKGSVLQP from the coding sequence ATGCGTCTTCGAGCCTTGACTTGGTATGGAGTGATTTTTGGATGGCTGGGTGTTACTACCCTTTTGGGTGCTGACCCCGTGGTGTACGCAGGACCAAATCCCCCGTTTAATTTTCGTGATAAAGGAGTGGTTCAAGGCTTAGGGTTTGATCTTTTAGAAGCGAGTTTAGCAACCATCAGACCACGGTTTTCACAAGAAGAGATTGACCTTGATATATGGAATAAAGTCTACAATGAAGCTCTTGCTCACCCTAATAGTTTTTTAATCAGTACAGCGCGTTTAAAAGACCGTGAATCACTGTTTCAATGGGTTGGACCTCTTGCAACCGTCAAACTAGGAGCTATCACGAAACGCAGCCTCGTGGTTCCAAAGGGCAATACCATCGAAGCACTTCGAAATCTTCGTATCGCAACTATCAAAGAGACTTCGGCAGAACAGACACTTTTTAAAGAGATTGGGACAAACCATGGGCTCAATATCACGCGTGTTTCAACACCGATTCAAGGTTATAAGATGTTGGAATATGGAAGAATTGATGCTCTAGTCTATACGGACGTTCCGTTTGTGTATCATTTAGTCAGTGAAGGACAAGATGTATCTCAGTACAAAATGGCACATGTGTTACTCAATACCGATTATTACATTGCTGCGGGAAAAGGGGTTCCAAAAGAGCAGATTAACATCATGCAAACACAGCTCAATCGCTTAAAAGAGATTGATAGCAAGGGAAGCAGTATGTATGATCGAATCGTGGCGAATTACCTAAAAGGTTCAGTTCTTCAGCCCTGA
- a CDS encoding DEAD/DEAH box helicase: protein MLFSQLNLSAPILKAIGDEGYTTPTPVQEKAIPAILEGRDMLAGAQTGTGKTAGFTLPILELLSKKPHSKGKPLLRVLILTPTRELAAQVGESVKTYGKYLPFKSAVIFGGVGIHPQIQALRSGIDILVATPGRLLDHVSQGTIDLRHIDTFVLDEADRMLDMGFIKDIRRVIALLPAKRQNLLFSATYSDEIKKLCESILKNPAIVEVARRNTSSELVNQRVIMVDCKRKTALLGKLITDNKWTQVLVFTRTKHHANKVSDYLVKIGISSAAIHGNKSQSARTKALADFKNGVIQVLVATDIAARGLDIDQLPHVINLELPNIAEDYVHRIGRTGRAGNNGEAISLVCVDEHEYLAGIEKLINRKFKREIIEGFEPDPTIKAEPIQQRRNSKPQGQPKRRENAPREYVEKRRDKKR, encoded by the coding sequence GTGTTATTTTCACAACTCAATCTCAGTGCGCCCATTTTAAAAGCTATTGGCGATGAAGGCTATACCACTCCAACACCAGTGCAAGAAAAAGCCATTCCTGCTATTTTAGAAGGCAGAGACATGCTTGCTGGTGCACAAACAGGAACAGGTAAAACCGCTGGTTTTACACTTCCTATTTTAGAGCTTCTCTCAAAAAAGCCTCACAGTAAAGGTAAACCGCTTCTTCGTGTGCTCATCCTTACACCAACCCGTGAACTTGCAGCGCAAGTGGGTGAGAGTGTAAAAACCTATGGTAAGTACTTGCCATTTAAAAGTGCAGTCATTTTTGGCGGCGTTGGAATTCATCCGCAAATTCAAGCACTACGTTCTGGTATTGATATTCTTGTAGCAACGCCTGGACGTTTACTTGACCATGTTTCGCAAGGTACGATTGATCTTAGACATATTGACACCTTTGTGCTTGATGAAGCAGATCGTATGCTTGATATGGGCTTTATCAAAGATATTCGACGCGTCATCGCCCTGCTTCCAGCCAAACGTCAAAATTTACTCTTTTCTGCGACCTACTCCGATGAGATTAAAAAGCTGTGTGAATCCATCCTTAAAAATCCAGCGATTGTTGAAGTCGCACGTCGCAATACCTCAAGTGAGTTGGTCAATCAACGAGTCATTATGGTCGATTGTAAACGTAAAACCGCTCTTTTAGGAAAACTCATTACGGATAATAAATGGACACAAGTGCTTGTGTTTACACGTACCAAACACCATGCCAACAAAGTCTCTGATTACCTTGTCAAAATCGGCATTAGCTCCGCTGCCATTCATGGCAATAAAAGCCAAAGCGCTAGAACAAAAGCACTGGCTGATTTTAAAAATGGAGTGATTCAAGTTCTTGTTGCAACAGATATAGCTGCACGTGGACTTGACATCGACCAACTTCCTCATGTCATCAATTTAGAACTTCCAAATATCGCTGAAGACTATGTTCACCGCATCGGGCGAACAGGACGTGCAGGCAATAATGGTGAAGCCATCTCTTTAGTGTGCGTAGATGAGCATGAGTATTTAGCGGGCATTGAAAAGCTCATCAACCGTAAATTTAAACGTGAAATCATCGAGGGATTTGAGCCAGACCCTACTATAAAAGCAGAACCGATTCAACAACGAAGAAACTCAAAACCGCAAGGGCAGCCAAAACGTAGAGAGAATGCTCCAAGAGAATATGTAGAAAAAAGAAGAGATAAAAAAAGATGA
- a CDS encoding inorganic phosphate transporter gives MAVLWDALNDVGMLTIALLLLSLAIALFYEMINGFHDTANAVAMIIYTHSMKAKYSVVMSGIMNFLGVLMGGIGVAYAIVHLLPLDIMVETNQNAALAMVYALLISAVVWNFGTWYFALPVSSSHSLIGSIIGVSATFGLLNGFDLAHSVNWTVVYKVLAGLALSPLIGVGFAFILMKLSRKYIQNPKLFKSPNDEDKKKHPSFLARMGIVATGAGVSFAHGSNDGQKGIGLIMIILIGILPNYYALNMDSHHYRITQTKDAASNLAKFYEDNSETIVQLVNEKRLISALKTNKTIAECNVEQIHSTISSVASKLNNLNSYSELSTKDRWSVRTSILCTDNFFAQAEKIYLILDKDKSDYITSQRKLLVAPIEYAPYWVIMAVALAIGIGTMIGYQRIVHTIGEKIGAKPINYMQGTVAQATAMITILLANFAHAPVSTTHILSSAVTGSMVAEPDGGVQKGTIKIILLSWLFTLPVTALLGSALYMVLNFFMK, from the coding sequence ATGGCTGTTCTTTGGGATGCTTTAAATGATGTAGGGATGCTAACGATTGCACTCTTGCTTTTATCATTGGCAATTGCATTGTTTTATGAAATGATTAATGGCTTTCACGATACTGCCAACGCAGTTGCAATGATTATCTACACACACTCTATGAAAGCAAAATATTCTGTTGTGATGTCTGGTATTATGAACTTTTTAGGTGTTTTGATGGGTGGTATTGGTGTTGCTTACGCCATCGTTCACTTACTTCCACTTGACATCATGGTCGAAACCAACCAAAATGCCGCTTTAGCGATGGTTTATGCACTACTTATCTCTGCGGTTGTATGGAATTTTGGTACATGGTACTTCGCGCTTCCAGTCTCTAGTTCACACTCATTGATTGGTTCTATCATCGGCGTAAGTGCAACATTCGGTCTTCTAAATGGATTTGATCTTGCGCACAGTGTTAACTGGACAGTTGTTTATAAAGTACTAGCAGGACTCGCACTTTCTCCACTAATAGGTGTGGGATTTGCATTTATCCTGATGAAACTCTCACGCAAATACATTCAAAACCCAAAACTCTTTAAATCACCCAATGATGAAGACAAAAAGAAACACCCAAGCTTCCTAGCACGTATGGGCATCGTAGCAACAGGTGCAGGGGTGAGTTTTGCACACGGCTCAAACGATGGTCAAAAAGGTATTGGTCTTATTATGATCATTCTGATTGGTATTTTGCCAAATTATTATGCGCTTAATATGGACTCTCATCACTATAGAATCACACAGACAAAAGATGCCGCATCAAATTTAGCAAAGTTTTACGAAGACAACAGCGAAACCATTGTGCAGCTTGTCAATGAAAAAAGATTGATCAGCGCATTGAAAACAAATAAAACCATTGCAGAGTGCAATGTAGAACAAATTCACTCAACGATCTCTTCCGTTGCTTCTAAACTCAATAACTTAAACTCCTATTCTGAATTATCAACTAAAGACAGATGGAGTGTTCGTACATCTATTTTATGTACCGATAACTTCTTCGCTCAAGCAGAAAAAATCTATTTGATTTTGGACAAAGACAAATCTGATTATATCACCAGCCAAAGAAAACTACTCGTTGCTCCAATTGAATATGCCCCATACTGGGTTATTATGGCAGTAGCCCTTGCTATTGGTATTGGAACAATGATTGGATACCAGAGAATCGTACATACCATTGGCGAAAAGATTGGTGCAAAACCCATTAACTACATGCAAGGAACGGTTGCTCAAGCCACTGCGATGATTACCATCTTACTTGCCAACTTTGCACATGCACCTGTTAGTACTACCCATATCTTATCGAGTGCTGTCACCGGGTCCATGGTTGCAGAACCTGATGGTGGTGTTCAAAAAGGAACTATCAAAATCATTCTGCTTTCATGGCTGTTCACATTGCCAGTCACAGCATTACTAGGTTCTGCTCTTTACATGGTTCTTAATTTCTTTATGAAATAA
- a CDS encoding acetyl/propionyl/methylcrotonyl-CoA carboxylase subunit alpha, which produces METKKITKVLIANRGEIALRIIRSCKELDIKSVSIFSTIDASGVWVRKADESVLLEGDPIKVYLDYKNIVEVAKRVGADAIHPGYGFLSENPDFAQHCIDNGIIFIGPKPEHIALFGDKMASKVAMKAVGVPVIEGTDEPITNIDDAVKVAKEIGFPVIIKAAFGGGGKGMRIVKKEEDFVPMFEAATKEAERFFGRGDAFIEKYLSNPRHIEVQIVADKYGNVIHLAERDCSIQRKHQKVVEIAPSPRLNDSVRKELLRTSKKAMIKLGYESVGTVEYLVDEDDNFYFIEMNTRVQVEHTITEAISGVDIIYRMIRIAEGQKLPFMQEDIKFRGYAIEFRINAEDPKNGFIPSSGRISTYLSPGGPGVRMDSIGHKDYIVPTNYDSMIGKLIVTGLDWDGVVRKSRRALDEFIIAGIPTNIPLHREIVRDDDFKEGVFNTTYLDKKLPTFTMDVIQHLEEDEAKNERIAAIAAAIRMSQQK; this is translated from the coding sequence ATGGAGACCAAGAAAATTACGAAAGTGTTGATTGCTAATCGTGGGGAGATAGCACTCAGAATCATTCGCTCTTGTAAAGAGCTCGATATAAAAAGCGTCTCTATTTTTTCGACAATAGATGCAAGTGGCGTATGGGTCCGTAAAGCAGATGAGAGTGTTTTACTGGAAGGTGATCCAATTAAAGTCTATTTGGATTACAAAAATATTGTCGAAGTTGCCAAAAGAGTAGGTGCGGACGCAATTCACCCAGGGTATGGCTTTTTGTCTGAAAATCCTGATTTTGCACAACATTGTATTGACAATGGGATTATCTTCATTGGACCAAAGCCCGAGCACATCGCGCTTTTTGGTGACAAAATGGCATCAAAGGTTGCAATGAAAGCTGTAGGTGTTCCTGTTATTGAAGGAACAGATGAGCCTATTACAAACATAGACGATGCCGTAAAAGTTGCCAAGGAGATTGGTTTCCCTGTTATCATCAAAGCAGCATTTGGTGGTGGCGGTAAAGGTATGCGTATTGTCAAAAAAGAGGAAGATTTCGTTCCTATGTTTGAAGCAGCAACCAAAGAAGCGGAGCGCTTTTTTGGAAGAGGTGATGCGTTTATTGAAAAGTACCTCTCAAATCCTCGTCATATTGAAGTTCAAATTGTTGCGGACAAATATGGTAACGTTATTCACTTAGCGGAGCGTGATTGTTCAATTCAAAGAAAACACCAAAAAGTTGTTGAAATTGCTCCAAGTCCACGTCTTAATGATTCTGTGCGAAAAGAGCTTCTTAGAACTTCTAAAAAAGCGATGATCAAACTAGGATATGAGAGCGTTGGAACGGTTGAGTATTTGGTCGATGAAGATGACAATTTCTACTTCATTGAGATGAATACCCGTGTTCAAGTAGAACACACCATTACTGAAGCGATTTCTGGTGTGGATATTATCTACCGTATGATTCGTATTGCAGAAGGTCAAAAGCTTCCATTTATGCAAGAAGATATTAAGTTCCGTGGTTATGCTATCGAGTTCCGTATCAATGCGGAAGATCCTAAAAATGGCTTTATCCCGTCTTCTGGACGTATTTCAACGTATCTTTCACCAGGTGGTCCTGGTGTGAGAATGGACTCTATTGGTCACAAAGACTATATTGTCCCAACCAATTATGACTCGATGATTGGTAAACTCATTGTTACAGGTTTGGATTGGGATGGTGTTGTGCGTAAATCAAGACGTGCTTTAGATGAGTTTATCATTGCGGGGATTCCAACCAACATTCCACTTCACCGTGAAATTGTACGTGATGATGACTTTAAAGAGGGTGTTTTCAATACAACATACCTTGATAAAAAACTTCCGACATTTACTATGGATGTGATTCAACATCTTGAAGAAGATGAAGCAAAAAATGAGCGTATTGCTGCCATCGCAGCTGCGATTCGTATGAGTCAACAAAAATAG